A genomic segment from Glycine max cultivar Williams 82 chromosome 1, Glycine_max_v4.0, whole genome shotgun sequence encodes:
- the LOC106799454 gene encoding protein MAIN-LIKE 2-like, translating into MRCQAQRWIVAARAYLLHLVSCTLFANKSATYVHVVHLDAFHDLGQSGGYAWGVATLVHMYDQLDEASRTTTRQIASAGSMSTSLVHQFVTDDTYQETSPRASWWLTSKAHMNGITGAPYRARCDALTITYVSWLPYTEHRGVRAFELISSFQGQLRWGPMVVTARPERVVSADYMEWFFRISHPFMIPTQAGDQPRDAPAADPEEYIQSPSPQVPVAFDPPRHVVDDYDGYEVIAQRLERMLNLRMVTAGTEL; encoded by the exons ATGAGATGTCAGGCCCAGCGGTGGATTGTAGCAGCTCGTGCTTATCTGTTGCACCTCGTcagttgcactctttttgctaataagagtgcaacatacgtTCATGTGGTACACCTAGACGCTTTTCACGACCTGGGTCAGAGTGGTGGTTATGCTTGGGGAGTTGCCAcgctggttcatatgtatgatCAGTTAGATGAGGCTTCTAGGACCACCACACGACAGATTGCGAG tgctggatctatgagcacttccctagtgCACCAGTTCGTGACAGATGATACATACCAGGAGACCTCCCCACGTGCTTCCTGGTGGTTGACGTCAAAGGCGCACATGAACGGAATCACAGGAGCACCTtacagggcacgttgtgatgCTTTGACCATCACATATGTGTCCTGGTTGCCATACACTGAGCATCGGGGGGTTAGGGCCTTTGAGCTGATTTCATCATTCCAGGGTCAGCTAAGATGGGGTCCTATGGTGGTCACAGCtcgaccggagagggtg gtatctgcggattacatggagtggtttttcCGCATATCTCACCCATTTATGATACCGACCCAGGCAGGTGACCAGCCTAGAGATGCACCAGCCGCAGACCCTGAGGAGTACATACAGTCGCCCAGCCcccaggttccagtggcatttgacccGCCTCGACATGTAGTG GATGATTACGACGGATATGAGGTgattgcacagaggttggagcgtatgctcaaccttaggatggTCACTGCAGGCACTGAGTTATAA